In Deltaproteobacteria bacterium, the following proteins share a genomic window:
- a CDS encoding LapA family protein, with protein MRYIKVLGLVLIFFFSMLFFVQNTELLTNGMVLKLQIFSYQFTSQEIPFYLLILGGFVVGSVLSLLYFLTDKIRMANQAKLLEKRIQALDKELNSLRTMPLGNEAYKPVENGTPK; from the coding sequence ATGCGCTATATCAAAGTGCTCGGCCTAGTCCTCATCTTCTTCTTCTCCATGCTCTTCTTCGTTCAGAATACCGAACTGCTGACCAACGGCATGGTCTTGAAGCTTCAGATCTTCAGCTATCAGTTCACCAGCCAGGAGATCCCCTTCTACCTCCTGATCCTCGGGGGATTCGTAGTCGGCTCGGTCCTGTCCCTGCTCTATTTCCTGACCGACAAAATCCGCATGGCAAACCAAGCCAAGCTTCTGGAAAAACGGATCCAGGCCCTGGACAAGGAACTGAACTCCCTGCGGACCATGCCCCTCGGCAACGAAGCATACAAGCCCGTCGAAAACGGGACTCCAAAATAG
- a CDS encoding HIT domain-containing protein produces MKNLWAPWRIDYILGPKPDECVFCLPAHTGDDEDRLILLRRRHCFVIMNKFPYNNGHLMVTPYRHVQNITALNREELHETMETMQDCVAVIERAFNRPPGMNIGLNIGEAAGAGIREHLHFHIVPRWVGDNSFMAVMAETSVVPEHLRSTYARLKPYFDQL; encoded by the coding sequence ATGAAGAACCTCTGGGCCCCCTGGCGCATCGACTACATTCTCGGCCCCAAGCCGGACGAATGCGTGTTCTGTCTTCCGGCGCACACCGGCGATGACGAGGACCGGCTGATTCTGCTTCGCCGCAGGCATTGTTTCGTGATCATGAACAAATTTCCCTACAACAACGGTCATCTCATGGTCACGCCCTATCGTCACGTCCAGAACATCACCGCCCTGAACCGGGAGGAACTGCATGAGACGATGGAAACCATGCAGGACTGCGTCGCCGTCATCGAACGGGCCTTCAACCGTCCCCCCGGAATGAACATCGGTCTGAACATCGGGGAGGCCGCCGGTGCCGGGATTAGGGAGCACCTCCATTTCCACATTGTTCCCCGGTGGGTGGGCGACAATTCCTTCATGGCCGTCATGGCCGAAACCTCGGTAGTCCCGGAGCACCTCCGGTCCACATACGCCCGACTCAAACCGTATTTCGACCAACTCTAG
- a CDS encoding amino acid ABC transporter ATP-binding protein, producing MTGAKNIIEIRNVSKFFGPLKALDNVSLTIEPREKVVIIGPSGSGKSTLLRSINRLEEVDRGTIVVDGQEVTGRTCDINKVRMELGMVFQNFNLFPHKTVLQNLTMAPRKLKKVPADLAERTAMDLLRKVGIQDKSAAYPAQLSGGQQQRVAIARALAMNPKIMLFDEPTSALDPEMIGEVLDVMVNLAREGMTMVVVTHEMGFAREVADRVVFMDAGQIVEQGTPEHFFTAPEHPRTKKFLSQIL from the coding sequence ATGACCGGCGCTAAGAACATCATCGAAATCAGAAACGTCTCCAAATTCTTCGGCCCGCTCAAGGCCCTGGACAACGTCTCCCTGACCATCGAACCCCGGGAAAAGGTGGTCATCATCGGCCCCAGCGGCTCCGGAAAATCGACCCTCCTGCGGTCCATCAACCGCCTGGAGGAGGTCGACAGGGGCACCATCGTCGTCGACGGCCAGGAGGTCACCGGGCGCACCTGCGACATCAACAAGGTCCGCATGGAACTGGGCATGGTCTTCCAGAACTTCAATCTCTTCCCGCACAAGACCGTGCTCCAGAATCTAACCATGGCCCCCCGGAAATTGAAGAAAGTTCCGGCCGATCTCGCCGAACGCACGGCCATGGACCTGCTCCGCAAGGTCGGCATCCAGGACAAGTCCGCCGCCTACCCGGCCCAGCTCTCCGGAGGTCAGCAACAGCGGGTGGCCATCGCCAGGGCCCTGGCCATGAATCCGAAGATCATGCTCTTCGACGAACCCACCTCGGCCCTGGACCCGGAGATGATCGGCGAGGTCCTGGACGTCATGGTCAACCTGGCTCGAGAGGGCATGACCATGGTCGTGGTCACCCATGAAATGGGTTTTGCCCGGGAAGTGGCCGACAGGGTGGTCTTCATGGACGCCGGCCAAATCGTCGAGCAGGGCACGCCCGAGCATTTCTTCACCGCTCCCGAGCACCCGCGTACCAAAAAATTTCTGAGCCAGATCCTCTAA
- a CDS encoding amino acid ABC transporter permease: MTDKKVTIDVGDGAAIPSHKDRGLFNAWWISLIGAIGFVVYLCLNRPDPYWRVLKFIPDGVLVTFEVTILSIMVALVLGLFTGLGRISKNKAVNLVASTYVEVIRGIPLLVQLFYIYFALGQIFSKLPDSNVVFVFLKNMPPLVAAVTAMGFCYGAYMGEVFRAGIESIDKGQTEAARSLGFTRRQTMFLVILPQAWRTILPPVGNEFIALLKDSSLVSILAVSDILRRGREFASETFFYFEAYTMVALIYLIITLVLSKIVSAMEHRLNYYDRR; encoded by the coding sequence ATGACCGACAAGAAAGTGACCATCGATGTCGGGGACGGGGCGGCGATCCCCTCCCACAAGGACCGGGGTCTGTTCAACGCCTGGTGGATTTCACTCATCGGAGCCATCGGATTCGTTGTCTATCTCTGCCTGAACCGGCCGGACCCGTACTGGCGCGTCCTAAAATTCATCCCCGACGGAGTGCTGGTCACATTCGAGGTCACCATTCTCTCCATCATGGTGGCCTTGGTCCTCGGCCTCTTCACAGGCCTGGGCCGGATATCCAAGAACAAGGCCGTCAACCTGGTCGCATCCACATACGTCGAGGTCATCCGGGGCATACCCCTTCTGGTCCAGCTCTTCTACATCTACTTCGCCCTGGGCCAAATATTCTCCAAGCTTCCGGATTCCAACGTCGTCTTTGTCTTCCTGAAGAACATGCCTCCGCTGGTGGCCGCCGTCACGGCCATGGGATTCTGCTACGGGGCCTACATGGGCGAAGTCTTCCGGGCGGGCATCGAATCCATTGACAAGGGGCAGACCGAGGCCGCCCGATCACTGGGCTTCACCCGTCGTCAGACCATGTTCCTTGTCATCCTTCCCCAGGCCTGGCGAACCATCCTTCCTCCGGTGGGCAACGAGTTCATCGCCCTGCTCAAGGACAGCTCCCTGGTGTCCATCCTGGCCGTGTCCGACATTCTCCGCAGGGGCCGGGAATTCGCCTCGGAGACCTTCTTCTATTTCGAAGCCTATACCATGGTCGCCCTGATCTACCTCATCATCACCCTCGTTCTGTCCAAGATCGTCAGCGCGATGGAACACAGGCTCAACTACTATGACCGGCGCTAA
- a CDS encoding basic amino acid ABC transporter substrate-binding protein gives MTLFLVALAFCLAPLTALAVSLETAIEQGEAKVQPEYDKNVAEVAEKIVDKTITFASDATWPPMEFVDESKNIVGFSVDLVNAMAKAGGFTPVIKNTAWDGIFAGLIAGKYDAVSSSVTITEERQKAMDFSEPYFEVKQGVVVKDGSAIKTQDDLKGKKVGAQIGTTGFFTSKRLVGDSNSKSYDEVGLAIADLANGRLDAVICDDAVAADYALTNPEYKESLNLAFLVESDTPEYLGFAVQKGDAATLAVINASLAKIKASGEYDEIFKKWFGSN, from the coding sequence ATGACCCTTTTCCTGGTCGCCCTGGCCTTTTGCCTGGCCCCCCTGACGGCCCTGGCCGTCTCCCTTGAAACGGCCATTGAACAGGGAGAGGCCAAGGTACAGCCCGAGTACGACAAGAACGTGGCCGAGGTCGCCGAAAAAATCGTTGACAAGACCATCACCTTCGCCTCCGATGCCACCTGGCCGCCCATGGAGTTCGTGGACGAGAGCAAGAACATCGTCGGATTCAGCGTGGACCTGGTCAACGCCATGGCCAAGGCCGGCGGTTTCACCCCGGTCATCAAGAACACCGCCTGGGACGGCATCTTCGCCGGACTCATCGCCGGGAAGTATGACGCCGTCTCCTCGTCCGTGACCATCACCGAGGAACGTCAGAAGGCCATGGACTTCTCCGAGCCCTATTTCGAGGTCAAGCAGGGCGTGGTCGTCAAGGACGGCTCAGCCATCAAAACCCAGGACGACCTGAAGGGCAAGAAGGTCGGCGCGCAGATCGGGACCACCGGGTTTTTCACCTCCAAGCGACTGGTCGGCGACTCCAATTCCAAGAGCTACGACGAGGTCGGTCTGGCCATTGCCGATCTGGCCAACGGCCGTCTCGACGCCGTCATCTGTGACGACGCCGTGGCCGCGGACTATGCCCTGACCAATCCCGAATACAAGGAATCGCTGAACTTGGCCTTCCTTGTCGAATCCGACACCCCCGAGTATCTGGGCTTTGCCGTCCAAAAGGGTGACGCGGCCACTCTGGCCGTCATCAACGCCTCCTTGGCCAAGATCAAGGCCTCCGGCGAATACGACGAGATCTTCAAGAAGTGGTTCGGCTCCAACTAG